The following proteins are encoded in a genomic region of Dialister hominis:
- a CDS encoding carboxylesterase family protein: MKGKQWILAAMAAAALVMPLSSYAAAAPQASPAAVTQKAQVPAPAYADSTLQATRYGLLQGAQEGDDFVWRGVPYGQAERWKTPENPSSWTGVRDALKTGPMGTQETAKGVKGVESCLNLDIFRPATKEQNLPVLYFIHGGNNQNGAADQVNLSQFAKRANVVAVSINYRLGALGYNPLPAVHHGTKVESSGNYGFLDALQGLDWVKENIANFGGNPDNITVSGFSSGGRDVMALLISPEAKGKFQKAISFSGGMTTSDPSWAIGIYAKAFAPLVVADGVKPNKKEAIAWLKKDTPEVAKYLNGLQAERIATAFGHAGIRMAAFPHLFTDGTVLPKDGFKTKKWNEVPLIMTTGTDEFSLYTRINPYFAPSVKDKTVFTDEKKYAEFTFSKKYGSEMYRLFNAEASAEQMLDRYKAPIYTMTIAYGNNPELVGPETAFLSGSVHGIWIPFVTGYATSTTASYPKGSLDNPGALDLTRKVQQYIGNFMWDGNPNGQGLPTWNQWTSTKTGPSNLVVNADGEKANIQMTDTRSSYDEVFKEMEADKTVDKKDKEAIIHNVLNGRWWSKPLDQHFGTKTK, translated from the coding sequence ATGAAAGGGAAACAATGGATTCTGGCGGCCATGGCTGCCGCCGCTCTTGTCATGCCGCTGTCTTCTTATGCGGCTGCTGCACCGCAGGCAAGTCCTGCTGCCGTCACGCAGAAGGCGCAAGTGCCGGCTCCGGCGTATGCGGATTCGACGCTGCAGGCGACAAGGTACGGCCTTCTTCAGGGCGCGCAGGAAGGCGATGATTTCGTCTGGCGCGGTGTGCCTTACGGCCAGGCAGAGCGCTGGAAAACTCCGGAAAATCCTTCTTCCTGGACGGGCGTGCGCGATGCGCTGAAGACAGGCCCGATGGGAACGCAGGAAACGGCCAAGGGCGTGAAGGGCGTAGAAAGCTGCCTCAATCTCGATATTTTCCGTCCGGCTACGAAGGAACAGAATCTTCCGGTTCTTTACTTCATTCACGGCGGCAATAACCAGAATGGCGCTGCCGATCAGGTGAACCTCTCGCAGTTTGCCAAGAGAGCGAACGTCGTTGCCGTCAGCATCAATTACCGCCTGGGGGCTCTCGGCTACAATCCGCTCCCGGCTGTCCATCATGGCACGAAGGTGGAGAGCTCAGGAAATTACGGTTTCCTGGATGCCCTGCAGGGCCTTGACTGGGTCAAGGAAAACATCGCAAACTTCGGCGGCAATCCGGACAATATCACTGTCTCGGGCTTCTCCTCTGGCGGCCGCGATGTGATGGCGCTCCTCATTTCACCGGAAGCAAAGGGGAAATTCCAGAAAGCCATTTCCTTCAGCGGCGGCATGACGACCTCCGACCCGTCCTGGGCCATCGGCATCTATGCCAAAGCCTTCGCTCCGCTCGTCGTCGCTGACGGCGTGAAGCCAAATAAAAAAGAAGCCATCGCATGGCTGAAGAAGGATACACCGGAAGTCGCCAAATACCTGAACGGCCTTCAGGCAGAACGCATTGCGACGGCCTTTGGCCACGCAGGCATCCGCATGGCAGCCTTCCCGCACCTCTTCACTGACGGCACCGTCCTTCCGAAAGACGGATTCAAGACGAAGAAATGGAATGAAGTGCCGCTCATCATGACGACCGGTACAGATGAATTCTCCCTCTACACGAGAATAAATCCTTACTTCGCACCATCCGTCAAGGACAAGACCGTCTTCACCGATGAAAAGAAATATGCAGAATTCACTTTCTCCAAGAAGTACGGCAGTGAAATGTACCGCCTCTTCAACGCAGAAGCTTCTGCTGAGCAGATGCTCGACCGCTACAAAGCGCCAATCTATACCATGACGATTGCTTACGGAAATAATCCTGAACTCGTAGGCCCGGAAACCGCCTTCCTCTCCGGCTCCGTCCATGGCATCTGGATCCCGTTCGTCACCGGCTATGCGACATCCACAACCGCATCCTATCCGAAAGGCTCCCTCGACAACCCGGGCGCCCTCGATCTCACAAGAAAAGTCCAGCAGTACATCGGAAACTTCATGTGGGACGGCAACCCGAATGGCCAGGGACTCCCGACCTGGAACCAGTGGACTAGCACCAAGACCGGCCCATCCAACCTCGTCGTCAATGCCGATGGAGAAAAAGCAAACATCCAGATGACAGACACCCGGTCTTCCTATGACGAAGTCTTCAAGGAAATGGAGGCCGACAAGACTGTCGATAAGAAAGACAAGGAGGCTATCATTCACAACGTCCTCAACGGCCGCTGGTGGAGCAAGCCCCTTGATCAGCATTTCGGGACAAAGACGAAGTAA
- the cytX gene encoding putative hydroxymethylpyrimidine transporter CytX produces the protein MSENKTSVFSNGLLWFGAGISIAEILTGMLLAPLGLAKGLLAILIGHVIGGAVMFGAGLIGGRTGKSAMETVAISFGHQGARLFAGLNVIQLIGWTAVMIASAAAAANTLSGMGSSVWSVIIGAFIALWIVLGLKNLGKVNVVVIAALLLLTLVLSGVIFMGDHVPQAVGDMTLGAAIELTVAMPLSWLPVISDYTRIAEKPFKATAASCLAYFAASSWMFIIGMGAALYTGQDDIAQILLQAGMGLVGILIVLLSTVTTTFLDAFSAGVSGKTLISGLSEKALALIACAGGIGLAVMMDSSSFEEFLYFIGSVFAPMTAILLSDYFILKQDHSEESVDWLNLALWLAGFILYRQLLDVQTPLGITFPVIVLVMLASALVHKAVGARCVQSR, from the coding sequence ATGAGTGAGAATAAGACGAGTGTCTTTTCGAATGGGCTGCTCTGGTTCGGGGCAGGGATATCGATTGCTGAAATTCTGACGGGCATGCTTCTTGCGCCATTGGGACTGGCGAAGGGGCTTCTGGCTATATTGATCGGTCACGTGATCGGCGGCGCGGTGATGTTTGGCGCAGGGCTGATCGGCGGGCGCACGGGGAAGAGTGCGATGGAAACGGTGGCGATTTCTTTCGGCCATCAGGGAGCCAGGCTCTTTGCCGGGCTGAATGTCATCCAGCTGATCGGCTGGACGGCGGTGATGATTGCGAGCGCTGCCGCGGCTGCGAATACGCTTTCCGGGATGGGGAGTTCTGTATGGAGTGTCATCATCGGCGCTTTCATTGCTCTCTGGATCGTCCTTGGACTCAAGAATCTGGGGAAGGTGAATGTGGTCGTGATTGCGGCTCTCCTTCTTCTGACGCTTGTCCTGAGCGGTGTGATTTTCATGGGAGACCATGTGCCGCAGGCTGTGGGAGACATGACGCTTGGCGCAGCGATAGAGCTCACGGTGGCTATGCCTCTTTCCTGGCTTCCTGTCATTTCCGACTATACCCGCATCGCGGAGAAACCTTTCAAAGCAACGGCAGCGAGCTGCCTGGCTTACTTTGCCGCAAGCTCCTGGATGTTCATCATCGGTATGGGCGCCGCTCTCTATACCGGGCAGGATGATATCGCCCAGATCCTTCTTCAGGCAGGTATGGGCCTTGTCGGAATCCTGATTGTCCTTCTTTCGACTGTCACGACGACATTCCTGGATGCATTCTCTGCCGGCGTTTCCGGAAAGACACTGATTTCCGGACTTTCTGAAAAAGCGCTCGCCCTTATCGCCTGCGCAGGCGGCATCGGCCTTGCTGTCATGATGGACTCGAGCAGTTTCGAGGAATTCCTGTACTTCATCGGATCCGTCTTCGCTCCGATGACAGCCATCCTTCTTTCGGATTACTTCATCCTGAAGCAGGACCACAGCGAAGAAAGCGTAGACTGGCTGAACCTCGCCCTCTGGCTGGCAGGCTTCATCCTCTACCGCCAGCTCCTCGACGTCCAGACACCGCTGGGAATCACATTCCCCGTCATCGTCCTCGTCATGCTGGCCAGCGCCCTCGTTCATAAAGCCGTAGGCGCAAGATGCGTACAGTCGAGATAA
- a CDS encoding transposase, which produces MLWEPCAWRKHKKHKQEAETLKEYTKETNNPELQKMAREKSHEERKLYTELKKSRWILLKKDDHLNERQKTHLLDILSEHRDLAICYAMKQEMTRLFTLTDYEEALAGWTKWIQAGLESGIPALVKFARQKQKRIKGLAAHALYPINTGKFEGFNNKIKVLKRIGYGYRNMDYFFTLIRFHSLPKNYSSPKFP; this is translated from the coding sequence ATGTTATGGGAGCCGTGCGCCTGGAGGAAGCACAAAAAGCATAAGCAGGAAGCAGAAACATTAAAGGAATATACGAAAGAAACTAATAATCCAGAGCTCCAGAAGATGGCCAGGGAAAAGAGCCATGAAGAAAGGAAGCTTTATACCGAATTAAAGAAATCCCGATGGATACTGTTAAAGAAGGACGACCACCTGAATGAAAGGCAGAAAACTCATCTGTTGGATATCCTGAGCGAGCATAGGGATTTGGCGATTTGTTATGCCATGAAGCAGGAGATGACTCGTCTGTTCACATTGACTGACTATGAAGAAGCTCTCGCCGGATGGACAAAATGGATTCAGGCTGGACTGGAGAGCGGGATTCCTGCCCTGGTAAAGTTTGCCCGGCAAAAGCAGAAGCGAATCAAGGGACTGGCTGCTCATGCCCTGTATCCTATCAATACGGGGAAGTTTGAAGGATTTAATAATAAGATCAAGGTACTAAAAAGAATCGGATATGGGTACCGAAACATGGATTATTTCTTTACCCTTATCCGATTCCATTCTTTACCTAAAAATTATTCATCCCCAAAATTTCCGTGA
- a CDS encoding DapH/DapD/GlmU-related protein, producing MKKDIFTRLRNGEAIDMQTDEDYKGTAWNEVERTMNLCWKANSVPPFDPIVRQSLDELFQGILSASSTILPPFQLDFACQMEIGEGCFINHGLTVMSTGGVTIEDGVMIGPDASILTVNHDFENTWIIKCKPVRIKKKAWIGAKAIIMPGVTIGEGAVIGSGAIVTKDVPDHTIAVGNPARVIKKVG from the coding sequence ATGAAAAAAGATATCTTCACAAGACTTAGAAACGGCGAAGCCATCGATATGCAAACCGATGAAGACTATAAAGGGACCGCATGGAATGAAGTAGAGAGGACCATGAACCTCTGCTGGAAAGCAAACTCCGTCCCTCCCTTCGATCCCATCGTGCGCCAGAGCCTCGATGAACTCTTTCAGGGAATACTCTCCGCCTCCTCCACCATCCTGCCGCCCTTCCAGCTCGACTTCGCCTGCCAGATGGAAATAGGAGAAGGCTGCTTCATCAACCATGGCCTCACCGTCATGAGCACCGGCGGTGTCACCATAGAAGACGGAGTCATGATAGGCCCCGATGCCTCCATCCTCACCGTCAACCACGACTTCGAAAACACCTGGATCATCAAGTGCAAACCCGTCCGCATCAAAAAGAAAGCCTGGATCGGAGCCAAAGCCATTATCATGCCAGGCGTCACCATAGGCGAAGGCGCAGTCATAGGAAGCGGAGCCATAGTCACCAAAGATGTCCCCGACCACACCATAGCCGTAGGGAATCCAGCCAGAGTCATAAAGAAAGTGGGATGA
- the brxL gene encoding protease Lon-related BREX system protein BrxL has protein sequence MDDLELDKNVRDEIRAKLREYFNGKIVREDLTKKIKEGANVPVYVLEYLLGQYCNSEDEEIIQDGVETVKKILASNYVRPDEAQKVLSLLREQGTHTIIDMVSVALNIKKDRYEASFSNLGLTGIPIGEEFPTKYDRLLRGGIWCIVRLEYASEYEPEPELPEFMHKASPQIQTGRQKHKKREFSPITVCSLKPIQMPHIDMEQLREGRKAFTKEEWIDVLLRSSGMEPDEFTYREKWLLLNRMLPLVENNFNFCELGPRSTRKSHLYKEISPNSILVSGGQTTVANLFYNMGRHAVGLVGLWDCVAFDEVAGIKFKDNDGVQIMKDYMASGSFARGKEEISASASMVFVGNINQSVDVLLKTSSLFDPFPPEMGTDTAFLDRIRCYNPGWEIPKFRPEHFTDDYGFITDYMAEFMRELRKESHGDAIDQFFRLGKNLNQRDTIAVRKMVDGYIKLLYPNGKYTKEDVEECLRMALEMRRRVKEQLKRLGGMEFYDVNFSYIDQQSFEEKFVSVPEQGSGKLIPEGLCNPGQVYTVSRGQTGMIGVFRLETQMMGGSGKFDKTGLGNDREAKESVNTAYNFLKANVNQISGAINTKLFDFIIGYQDMQGIGMTNKLALPTLIALCSISLGKPTISSLAVLGDMTISGSLLPVDDLASSLQVCLDSGAKKVLIPIISAQEIAAVPATLMSSFQLIFYTSAKDAVFKALGVE, from the coding sequence ATGGATGATCTAGAGCTGGATAAAAACGTCCGGGATGAAATCAGAGCCAAGCTGCGCGAATATTTCAATGGTAAAATCGTACGCGAGGATCTGACAAAGAAAATCAAGGAAGGCGCTAATGTTCCTGTGTATGTATTAGAGTACCTGCTCGGGCAATACTGCAATTCTGAAGATGAAGAAATCATTCAAGATGGGGTAGAAACTGTCAAAAAAATACTCGCATCAAATTACGTTCGCCCAGATGAAGCGCAGAAAGTTTTGTCTCTTCTTCGTGAACAGGGAACGCATACGATTATTGATATGGTTTCTGTAGCGCTTAATATTAAAAAAGATCGCTATGAAGCGTCGTTTTCGAACCTGGGATTGACAGGAATTCCGATTGGTGAGGAATTCCCTACAAAGTATGACCGTTTGCTCCGCGGAGGAATCTGGTGCATTGTCCGTCTCGAATATGCATCCGAATATGAGCCTGAGCCGGAATTGCCGGAGTTCATGCATAAGGCGTCTCCCCAAATCCAGACAGGCAGACAAAAACATAAGAAGAGAGAATTTTCTCCGATTACGGTTTGTTCTCTGAAACCAATCCAGATGCCTCATATTGATATGGAACAATTAAGAGAAGGCAGGAAAGCTTTCACGAAGGAAGAATGGATCGATGTACTACTGAGATCTTCTGGGATGGAACCGGATGAATTTACTTATCGTGAGAAGTGGCTTCTTTTGAACCGTATGCTTCCTCTTGTCGAGAATAATTTCAATTTCTGTGAACTGGGACCGAGAAGTACAAGAAAATCGCATCTATACAAGGAAATTTCTCCTAATAGTATTCTTGTCTCTGGCGGGCAGACAACCGTCGCTAATCTTTTCTATAATATGGGACGTCATGCCGTAGGCCTCGTAGGTCTTTGGGACTGTGTGGCATTTGATGAAGTCGCCGGTATCAAATTCAAAGACAATGACGGTGTACAGATTATGAAGGACTATATGGCGTCAGGGTCTTTCGCAAGGGGCAAAGAAGAAATTTCCGCATCTGCTTCTATGGTTTTTGTGGGAAATATTAATCAGAGTGTGGATGTCCTTCTTAAAACATCGAGCCTCTTTGATCCTTTCCCTCCGGAGATGGGAACGGATACGGCATTCCTTGACCGCATTCGCTGTTATAATCCGGGGTGGGAAATTCCAAAATTCCGTCCGGAACATTTTACGGATGATTATGGATTTATCACTGACTACATGGCTGAATTTATGCGCGAGCTGCGTAAGGAAAGTCATGGTGATGCTATTGACCAGTTCTTCAGACTTGGAAAGAATCTGAACCAGAGAGATACGATTGCTGTCCGCAAGATGGTTGATGGATATATCAAACTTTTGTATCCGAATGGAAAATACACGAAGGAAGATGTCGAAGAATGTCTCAGAATGGCACTCGAAATGCGCAGACGAGTTAAGGAGCAGCTTAAGAGACTGGGCGGCATGGAGTTCTATGACGTTAATTTCAGTTATATTGATCAGCAGTCATTTGAGGAGAAATTTGTTTCTGTACCAGAGCAGGGATCTGGAAAGTTAATTCCGGAAGGTCTTTGCAATCCCGGGCAAGTCTATACTGTCTCAAGAGGGCAGACGGGCATGATTGGCGTTTTCCGTTTGGAAACACAAATGATGGGCGGGTCCGGCAAGTTTGACAAGACTGGACTTGGTAATGATAGAGAAGCGAAAGAATCGGTCAATACGGCCTATAATTTCCTGAAAGCAAATGTAAATCAGATTAGCGGAGCAATCAATACAAAACTTTTTGATTTCATCATTGGCTATCAGGATATGCAGGGGATCGGAATGACAAATAAACTTGCACTTCCGACACTCATTGCATTGTGCTCAATTTCTCTTGGAAAACCAACGATCAGTAGTCTTGCGGTGCTTGGAGATATGACTATCAGCGGATCACTTCTCCCTGTCGATGATTTGGCTTCTTCTCTTCAGGTATGTCTGGATTCTGGGGCTAAGAAGGTATTAATCCCAATCATCTCTGCTCAGGAAATTGCTGCTGTTCCCGCAACACTGATGTCTAGTTTTCAATTGATTTTCTACACATCCGCAAAAGATGCTGTCTTCAAGGCACTGGGTGTTGAATAA
- a CDS encoding transposase: MYSYGAFSVLIKDFPDLPKQKKYIEFSGRRFRCTSCGETITEDIPCQCPFTRVTWDMALWIIHLLKCHTSISAISAMLSVHWSTIQKIQKHIMDKALAAFETCLKKSNYRPRYLAVDEFAIHKGHRYATCVMDLETGFILWAGLGRSMSDFEHFFKSIGLSLLSRLKAVAMDMNASFNRLFQKYCPKVPIVYDRYHMKAQFGRDVMGAVRLEEAQKA, translated from the coding sequence ATGTATAGTTATGGGGCTTTTTCTGTACTCATCAAGGATTTTCCAGATCTTCCTAAGCAAAAGAAGTATATAGAGTTCTCGGGGCGCAGATTCCGCTGCACATCCTGCGGGGAGACCATAACGGAAGATATCCCCTGCCAATGCCCTTTCACACGCGTTACTTGGGATATGGCCTTGTGGATTATCCATCTGCTTAAGTGTCATACATCCATTTCTGCCATTTCGGCCATGCTCTCTGTACATTGGAGTACCATACAGAAAATACAAAAGCATATCATGGATAAGGCGTTGGCTGCCTTTGAAACCTGCCTGAAGAAAAGTAACTATCGCCCACGGTATTTGGCCGTAGATGAGTTCGCTATCCATAAGGGCCATCGCTATGCCACCTGCGTTATGGATTTGGAAACGGGATTCATCTTGTGGGCCGGCCTGGGCCGCTCCATGTCAGATTTTGAGCACTTCTTTAAGAGCATTGGCCTTTCGCTTCTTTCCAGGCTAAAAGCGGTGGCCATGGATATGAACGCATCCTTTAACAGGCTGTTCCAGAAATATTGTCCGAAGGTCCCCATCGTTTATGACCGGTACCATATGAAGGCACAGTTTGGGCGTGATGTTATGGGAGCCGTGCGCCTGGAGGAAGCACAAAAAGCATAA
- a CDS encoding nuclear transport factor 2 family protein has product MSLEILEEKEAIREVIDRFSNLECDVPAQQALFTKDAHIMVHMGGILAMDIHGSEEMRNQFEGFTKTVKASHHMNGQQVIEIEGSTATDTHYCRAALITEENGKTYITDNYIRYVDTLVKEEGTWKISIRDQYFVIVEKREMKA; this is encoded by the coding sequence ATGTCACTTGAAATCTTAGAAGAAAAAGAAGCCATCCGCGAAGTCATCGACCGTTTTTCGAACCTGGAATGCGACGTCCCCGCTCAGCAGGCACTCTTCACCAAGGACGCCCACATCATGGTCCACATGGGAGGCATCCTTGCCATGGACATCCACGGCTCCGAAGAAATGAGAAACCAGTTCGAAGGTTTCACCAAAACCGTCAAAGCCTCCCACCACATGAACGGGCAGCAGGTCATTGAAATAGAAGGAAGCACCGCGACCGATACCCACTACTGCCGCGCCGCCCTCATCACAGAAGAAAATGGAAAGACATACATCACCGACAACTACATCCGCTACGTCGACACCCTCGTCAAAGAAGAAGGCACATGGAAAATATCCATCCGCGACCAGTACTTCGTCATCGTAGAAAAAAGAGAAATGAAAGCATGA
- a CDS encoding PglZ domain-containing protein — MPILYVIIFIPQKSVKNLALKYSDIIRVKKKECQAMVKGMDIVYIYHDKIDEASHTSNSAVFPACDEAIQEIKNMMHIIVNEMNSTRAFITADHGFIYTYSPLREDSKVDKTSSDAKDVEVDRRYLITKKGAKPDFLLPVRFMDGKTDYEAFAPREYVRIKKKGGGLNFVHGGISLQEMVVPVLNFEYFRQSTQKYLNKKDELDTKPVEVDLVSSNRLISNIIFNLNFLQKDPVGGNRQSASYQVYFEDREKQKVSDINRIIADKESDDPKERAFRCKFNLKRKKYSRLNTYYLVIADESGLQQPVKEEFHINISIPTDDIDF, encoded by the coding sequence ATGCCAATTTTATATGTTATTATTTTTATCCCACAAAAAAGCGTGAAGAACCTAGCTTTGAAATATAGCGACATCATCCGGGTCAAGAAAAAAGAGTGTCAGGCTATGGTAAAAGGCATGGACATTGTTTATATCTACCATGATAAGATCGATGAAGCCAGCCATACTTCTAACAGTGCTGTTTTCCCGGCCTGCGATGAGGCTATTCAGGAAATCAAAAATATGATGCATATCATTGTTAATGAGATGAATAGCACGAGAGCGTTTATTACAGCGGATCATGGATTTATTTATACCTACAGTCCTTTGAGAGAAGATTCAAAGGTAGATAAGACGTCGTCTGATGCAAAGGATGTAGAAGTCGACCGGAGATACCTGATTACGAAGAAGGGAGCAAAGCCGGATTTCCTGCTGCCTGTTCGCTTTATGGATGGGAAGACAGATTATGAAGCTTTTGCACCCCGTGAGTATGTAAGAATCAAGAAAAAAGGCGGTGGACTGAATTTTGTCCATGGTGGGATCAGCTTACAGGAGATGGTTGTTCCTGTATTGAATTTTGAGTATTTTAGACAGTCAACGCAAAAGTATCTTAATAAGAAAGATGAACTTGACACCAAACCGGTTGAAGTGGATTTAGTGTCATCTAATCGATTGATTAGCAATATAATTTTCAATCTAAATTTCCTTCAAAAGGATCCTGTTGGAGGAAATCGCCAGTCTGCTTCTTACCAGGTCTATTTTGAAGATAGAGAAAAACAAAAGGTTAGTGATATAAATAGAATTATTGCAGATAAGGAAAGTGATGATCCAAAGGAAAGAGCTTTCCGTTGCAAATTCAATTTGAAGAGAAAGAAATACAGCAGACTCAATACGTATTACCTTGTCATTGCTGATGAAAGTGGTCTTCAGCAGCCTGTTAAAGAAGAATTCCATATCAATATTTCGATTCCAACGGATGATATTGATTTCTAA
- a CDS encoding LysR family transcriptional regulator yields the protein MNTKQIDYALELAQVKNFNRAAENLFIFQPSLSYQIQALENEIGLALFLRSGRGAEVTPAGEQFFQTLRNIREELKAAIEQGQNFSARYRSAVMIALPMRSCLYYLPEAMKAFEKTHPDVTVMPHFFPFSDFSSFLKGEEDLIFAMAGDAKGIPDVHSYPLFDSRIYLITKKDDPLAGKDIVRPEDLRGRTLMVGGGSPPPLRRVQKRMIEEVGVDFFTSHDHETTLTNVAAGRGVCLAPGFLDDHNGEFAWTLFDCEERIPCVLLSHADGGSRDAEDFAETILSVYAAHPDFAV from the coding sequence ATGAATACGAAGCAGATCGACTATGCGCTCGAGCTTGCGCAGGTGAAGAATTTCAACCGGGCGGCGGAGAATCTTTTCATTTTCCAGCCTTCTCTTTCGTACCAGATCCAGGCGCTGGAGAATGAGATCGGTCTTGCTCTTTTCCTTCGCTCAGGCCGCGGTGCGGAGGTGACGCCGGCAGGAGAGCAGTTCTTTCAGACGCTCAGGAATATCCGCGAGGAGCTGAAGGCCGCCATCGAGCAGGGGCAGAATTTCAGCGCGAGGTACCGGAGTGCAGTGATGATTGCTCTTCCGATGCGGTCGTGTCTGTACTATCTTCCAGAGGCGATGAAGGCATTTGAAAAGACGCATCCGGATGTGACGGTTATGCCGCATTTCTTTCCTTTCTCGGATTTCTCTTCATTCCTGAAGGGCGAGGAAGATCTGATCTTTGCCATGGCAGGAGATGCGAAGGGTATCCCTGATGTGCATTCCTATCCGCTCTTTGACAGCCGGATCTATCTCATCACGAAGAAGGACGACCCGCTTGCAGGGAAGGATATCGTCCGTCCGGAGGATCTTCGCGGCCGCACTCTGATGGTGGGCGGCGGCTCGCCTCCGCCTCTTCGCCGTGTGCAGAAGCGGATGATCGAGGAGGTGGGCGTGGATTTCTTCACGAGTCATGATCATGAGACGACGCTGACAAATGTGGCAGCGGGAAGGGGCGTATGCCTGGCGCCCGGTTTCCTTGATGATCATAATGGGGAATTTGCCTGGACGCTCTTCGACTGCGAGGAGAGGATTCCCTGCGTCCTTCTCTCTCATGCGGACGGCGGGAGCCGCGATGCGGAGGATTTCGCAGAAACGATCCTTTCTGTATACGCCGCCCATCCGGACTTTGCTGTATAG
- a CDS encoding IS1182 family transposase, producing MKNNNTSNHFTAEQGILPMFPSEILNVDDPVLMYDRFMEEIDLKKYLRYIPTRGAGRPRYNPVNMLKTIIYGFAEEGYCSFRKLEDNCRVNIRYMYLMNYEAPSYRTFCHFVKGFLKYFLKDIFYSITKELCGKLNVDLQHIYIDGSKFEANANKYSWVWKKSAEKSRYKLFAKITSLFELLNDDLKYDHMSVNINTEYAPDYLRLVLDKLKEIWQIDETAFVHGSGHRKSDHQRKYEQLKAYTSKLEEYVEKIQICGTSRNSYSKTDTDATFMRIKSDYMGNDQLLPAYNVQIGVADEFIAVIDVNQYRSDMDCFVPLMEEFHEVYGAYPKYPVADAGYGSFNNYIYCEQHGMEKYMKFPMYKKETKDKKYHTNPFRPINFRVDENGTIRCPNDRAFKFIYRHLVRGNLYGRQEEVFECEDCQGCPLAEQCKKTPKNKRISLSRERNNMYQEVQDNLESIHGALLRMNRSIQAEGTFGIMKHDRWYKRIVRKGIDSVKAELYLVALGYNLRKYITKIMRIRIAA from the coding sequence ATGAAAAATAACAACACTAGCAATCATTTTACCGCAGAACAAGGCATTTTGCCAATGTTTCCCTCTGAGATTCTCAATGTCGATGATCCTGTTTTAATGTATGACAGATTTATGGAGGAAATCGATCTTAAAAAGTACCTTCGTTACATACCGACGCGTGGCGCTGGCAGACCCAGGTATAATCCCGTCAACATGCTGAAAACGATCATCTATGGTTTCGCAGAAGAAGGATATTGCTCTTTTAGAAAACTTGAAGATAATTGCAGGGTTAACATCAGATATATGTACCTGATGAATTATGAAGCCCCATCCTATCGGACATTCTGTCATTTCGTGAAGGGCTTTCTTAAGTATTTTCTCAAGGATATCTTTTATTCAATTACGAAAGAACTCTGCGGCAAACTCAACGTGGATTTGCAGCATATATATATTGACGGTTCCAAGTTTGAAGCGAACGCAAATAAATACAGCTGGGTATGGAAGAAATCCGCTGAAAAATCCCGCTACAAGCTTTTTGCCAAGATTACCAGCCTTTTTGAGTTACTCAATGATGATCTTAAGTATGACCATATGAGTGTAAACATCAATACAGAATACGCTCCGGACTATCTGCGTCTGGTATTGGATAAATTAAAAGAAATCTGGCAGATTGATGAGACGGCCTTTGTTCATGGAAGCGGGCATCGCAAGTCCGATCATCAACGCAAGTATGAGCAGCTTAAGGCATATACATCAAAACTTGAAGAATATGTTGAGAAGATACAGATATGCGGTACTTCCAGAAACAGTTACTCGAAGACCGATACGGATGCAACATTCATGCGAATCAAGTCGGACTACATGGGAAATGATCAGCTTCTGCCTGCATACAATGTCCAAATAGGTGTTGCCGATGAATTTATTGCCGTAATTGATGTTAACCAGTATCGTTCAGATATGGATTGCTTCGTACCGCTGATGGAGGAATTCCACGAAGTCTATGGGGCTTATCCTAAGTATCCTGTGGCAGATGCAGGATATGGATCTTTCAACAATTACATCTATTGCGAGCAGCACGGTATGGAAAAGTATATGAAATTCCCCATGTACAAGAAAGAAACGAAAGACAAGAAATACCATACCAATCCGTTTCGGCCAATAAACTTTAGAGTTGATGAGAATGGAACCATCCGTTGTCCAAATGACAGGGCTTTCAAATTTATCTATAGACATCTGGTCAGAGGGAACTTATACGGCAGGCAGGAGGAAGTATTTGAATGCGAAGACTGCCAAGGATGCCCGCTGGCAGAGCAATGTAAAAAGACCCCGAAGAACAAAAGAATCTCATTGAGCAGAGAACGGAATAACATGTACCAGGAGGTTCAGGATAATCTGGAAAGCATCCATGGAGCCCTGCTAAGAATGAACCGGTCAATCCAGGCTGAAGGAACTTTTGGAATCATGAAACATGACAGATGGTACAAAAGAATCGTCAGAAAAGGGATAGATTCTGTAAAAGCCGAGTTATACCTGGTAGCACTTGGCTATAATTTAAGGAAATACATCACAAAAATAATGCGTATAAGGATTGCCGCCTAA